Part of the Chitinophaga parva genome is shown below.
ATAAAGTGTACATCGGGGTACCGGGTGTATGGCCTAGTTCCAATCAAACTATCTTATCTGTTCTGGACCTGAACACGCTGGCGGAACAAAAAACCCTCACCGTGGGCCCCAACCCCAACCAGCTCGCCACCGACCAGTATGACCACCTGCTGGTGTTGTGCGCGGGTGATTACGACAAGGTCCCGCCATCCCTGGCCACCATCAGCCTGTTGGACGACAAGGTATTGCAGAACGATACCACGGTAAAGGCAGACAACATCGCCATCTACAGGAACCGCGCTTACCTTTATAAGTCGACCTATAAGGACGACAGCAAGCAGCCCGTGATGGTTTACAACCTGGCGACCGGCAAGCTGCAGGATGGCAACTTTATTACAGATGGCACCACCGTTGGCTACTATTACGGTATCTCCGCCGATGCGGTAACCGGCGATGTATACGTAACAGATGCGCTGAGTTATGGATCTTCCAAGGCGAAGGTGACCTGCTTTGACAGCAATGGCAAAACCCGGTTCACCATTGCATTGAATGACTATGCCTCTTTTGCAAGCAAGGTGATATTCCTGCGTTAAGCCCGAAATGCCCGGCTGTAAGCATTGCAGCCGGGTTACCTTTTCATTTTCAATCCGGTAAACGATGATCGCAGTTTCCTTTCTTCCCGCTGCCACGCAGATGATCTACGACATGGGCCTGCAGCACCTGCTTAAGGGTGTCACCTTTGAGTGCCCGCCCGCTGCGCTGGCGGAGCAGCCACCCGTGGTGCGTTGTGTACTGGAAGGCCATGCCTATTCCAGCGAGGAAATAGACCGCATTTTCTCCGCCTCCAAAGCGCAGGGCAAAAGCCTTTATTACGTGGATGAGCCGCTCCTGGCATCCATTGCGCCGGATGTGATCTTTACCCAGGATGTATGCGAAGTATGCCAGATCGATACGGCCTGCACACAGGCCGCCATCCATAACCTGCCAAAACAGCCGGTACTCTTGCCATTATCACCCAATAACCTGGATGATGTACTGCAATGCGCCGTGACCATTGCCACGGCGCTGGGGCAGGAGGAAGCAGCTTACCGCTACCTGGCCGGCCTTACCCGCCGCACGGACCATATCCTGGACACCCTGCGTGCCCACCGCGCCCCGCTGAAGCGCGTGCTGCTCATGGAATGGATGGCCCCCGTGTACAACTGCGGGCACTGGATCCCCTTCCAGGTGGCACAGGCAGGCGGTGTAGATATGCTTTCCAATCCTGCCGGCGATTCTATTGTAACGTCCTGGGAAAAAATACGGAAATACGACCCGGAAGTGCTGGTGGTGGCTCCCTGTGGTTTTACCATACAGCGCTCCCGCGAAGAGCTGCACCTGCTCACGGCCCGCGAAGGATGGAACGAGCTGCAGGCCGTGCGTAACAAAGCCGTGTTCCTGGCGGATTACGACCTGTTTACCCAGCCGAGTGCCAGTACCCTGGTAGACGGGATCGAAATGCTGGCGGCCCTTTTTCATCCAGGATTGTTTACCTTGCCGGCTCACCTGCAGCATAAGTGCATGGCCCTGCATACAGCCACGGTGCGCTCCTGAAGGGCCCCGGCTTAAGTATATATCCGTTCAATCCAGGTTATCATTATGTAAAGCTGCCAGCCTCCATTTCCGGACTGGCAGCTTTTTCTGTATTTTTCGCTATGCTTTATCTGATCACCGGCGGCGCCCGTTCAGGGAAAAGCCGTTACGCACAAGACCTGGCCTTACAGCTGTCGCCCACCCCGGTGTATGTGGCCACTGCCCGCATCTGGGACCAGGATTTTGAACAGCGGGTACGCTATCACCAGCAGGAGCGCGGCCCGGAATGGACCAGCTACGAAGAACAGGAACGGGTAAGCGCCCTGCCCATACAGGGCAAGGCCGTGGTGATAGACTGCATTACGCTGTGGCTTACCAACTTTTTTGTGAAGCACCAGTACGATACCTCGCTGGCGCTCCAGGCTATCAAGGAAGAAATTCTTGCCATCCATAAAATGGAGGGGCATTTCATTTTTGTGACCAACGAGATCGGAATGGGCGTGCACGCTGAAAGTGAAGCAGGGCGCAAGTTTACAGACCTGCAGGGCTGGACCAACCAGTTCATTGCCCGCCTGGCCGATAAAGTGGTACTCATGGTTTCCGGCTTGCCCATGACCATTAAATAATACAACGCATGTTAGCAACCTTACGCATTACCGCCCCGGATCAATCCCTGTCTGCCGCACTGCAACAGTGTATTGACCAAAAGACAAAACCCCTCGGCGCCCTGGGACGCCTGGAAGCACTGGCCCTGCAGGCCGGCCTTATTCAGCAGAGCCTCCACCCCATTGTACATAAACCCGGTATCATCGTGTTTGCCGGCGATCATGGCATAGCGGCACAGGGGCTTGTAAATCCTTATCCACAGGCCGTTACCGCCCAGATGGTCTATAATTTCCTGAATGGGGGCGCCGCTATCAACGTGTTCTGCGCGGTGCACAACCTGGCCCTCTCCGTGGTGGATGCCGGCGTAAACCACAATTTCACGCCCCACTCTGATTTGGTAGACCGCAAAGTGGCCATGGGTACCCAAAATTACCTGTACGGCAAGGCCATGACAGACAGCGCCTGCCATGAGGCCCTGGAAGCCGGCGCCGCCCTGGTGCGGGAAAAACAGGCTGCCGGGTGCAATACCATCGGCTTTGGCGAAATGGGCATTGGCAACTCTGCCGCTGCCTCCCTTATCATGCACTGCATTACCGGCATCCCGCTGGAAGACTGTGTGGGCGCGGGCACCGGGGCAAACGCCACCCAGCAGGCACTGAAACTGAAAACCCTGCAGCACGCCCTCGAAAAGCATGGTGTGCCGGACGATCCTTTTGATGTACTGGCTACCTATGGCGGCTTTGAGACCGTTATGATCTGTGGCGCCATCCTGCAGGCAGCCGCCCTGCAGATGATGGTGGTGATAGACGGCTTTATTGTAACCGCCGCGCTGCTGGCTGCACACAGGGCTCACCCGGATGTGCTGGCCTATTGCGTGTTTGCGCACAGCTCCCACGAAAAAGGACACCGCGCCATGCTGGCATACCTGGGAGCCGCGCCCCTGCTGCAGCTGGACATGCGCCTGGGAGAAGGTACCGGTGCCGCACTGGCCATTCCCCTGATAAAATCTGCCGTTGGATTCCTGAACCACATGGCTACATTTGCGCAGGCAGGCGTGTCTACCTCCGGCACAACCGCATAAGCCTTTATGAAAAAACAACTGCAATTTTTCCTGGCAGCGGTGATGTTCTATACCCGCATTCCCGTGCCCCGCAATATGCGGCACGATACAGCTCAGCTGAATGCCGCTACGAAATACCTGCCGCTCATTGGATGGGTGGTAGGCGGCGCAGCTGCGCTGGCGTTGTTTGTCTTTTCCAAGGTGCTGCCCTGGCCCGTAGCGGTGCTCCTCAGCATGGCCCTTTCCCTTTGGATCACCGGCGCTTTTCACGAAGATGGATTCGCCGATTTCTGTGATGGCTTTGGCGGTGGATGGACCAAAGAAAAGATCCTGGATATTATGAAAGACAGCCGCATAGGCACCTATGGTATGGCGGGCCTGCTGCTGGTGCTGTTGCTTAAATTCTGCTGTCTTAGTCAGCTGTCCCCCGTTCCCGCACTGGTGGCGCTTTGCGTGGCACATCCACTGAGCCGCTTTGTAGCGGTAACGGTGATCTATACCGATACTTATGTGCGGGCAAATGAAGACGCCAAGGCCAAGCCTGTATCTAAAGGAATTACGGCCGGGGGCCTGGCAGTAGCGGCGTGCTTCGCATTCCTGCCGCTGGCGGTTTGTTTGTACTGGTGGTATAGTATGCA
Proteins encoded:
- a CDS encoding YncE family protein; this translates as MNKRLYLAIAATLVLFACSKKNDVTPTPPKADSATGVYVLTEGAFNGNNAGLSFYDIKTKQLSLHLFASVNQRALGDVANDIAIYGSKMYIVVNNSNNVEIMDAHTVKSLATIHVDNLQPRHIAFANGKAYVTSYAGKLLVIDTATNQVANTATIRPGAEGIVIVNNKVYIGVPGVWPSSNQTILSVLDLNTLAEQKTLTVGPNPNQLATDQYDHLLVLCAGDYDKVPPSLATISLLDDKVLQNDTTVKADNIAIYRNRAYLYKSTYKDDSKQPVMVYNLATGKLQDGNFITDGTTVGYYYGISADAVTGDVYVTDALSYGSSKAKVTCFDSNGKTRFTIALNDYASFASKVIFLR
- a CDS encoding ABC transporter substrate-binding protein; amino-acid sequence: MIAVSFLPAATQMIYDMGLQHLLKGVTFECPPAALAEQPPVVRCVLEGHAYSSEEIDRIFSASKAQGKSLYYVDEPLLASIAPDVIFTQDVCEVCQIDTACTQAAIHNLPKQPVLLPLSPNNLDDVLQCAVTIATALGQEEAAYRYLAGLTRRTDHILDTLRAHRAPLKRVLLMEWMAPVYNCGHWIPFQVAQAGGVDMLSNPAGDSIVTSWEKIRKYDPEVLVVAPCGFTIQRSREELHLLTAREGWNELQAVRNKAVFLADYDLFTQPSASTLVDGIEMLAALFHPGLFTLPAHLQHKCMALHTATVRS
- the cobU gene encoding bifunctional adenosylcobinamide kinase/adenosylcobinamide-phosphate guanylyltransferase, which gives rise to MLYLITGGARSGKSRYAQDLALQLSPTPVYVATARIWDQDFEQRVRYHQQERGPEWTSYEEQERVSALPIQGKAVVIDCITLWLTNFFVKHQYDTSLALQAIKEEILAIHKMEGHFIFVTNEIGMGVHAESEAGRKFTDLQGWTNQFIARLADKVVLMVSGLPMTIK
- the cobT gene encoding nicotinate-nucleotide--dimethylbenzimidazole phosphoribosyltransferase; its protein translation is MLATLRITAPDQSLSAALQQCIDQKTKPLGALGRLEALALQAGLIQQSLHPIVHKPGIIVFAGDHGIAAQGLVNPYPQAVTAQMVYNFLNGGAAINVFCAVHNLALSVVDAGVNHNFTPHSDLVDRKVAMGTQNYLYGKAMTDSACHEALEAGAALVREKQAAGCNTIGFGEMGIGNSAAASLIMHCITGIPLEDCVGAGTGANATQQALKLKTLQHALEKHGVPDDPFDVLATYGGFETVMICGAILQAAALQMMVVIDGFIVTAALLAAHRAHPDVLAYCVFAHSSHEKGHRAMLAYLGAAPLLQLDMRLGEGTGAALAIPLIKSAVGFLNHMATFAQAGVSTSGTTA
- a CDS encoding adenosylcobinamide-GDP ribazoletransferase → MKKQLQFFLAAVMFYTRIPVPRNMRHDTAQLNAATKYLPLIGWVVGGAAALALFVFSKVLPWPVAVLLSMALSLWITGAFHEDGFADFCDGFGGGWTKEKILDIMKDSRIGTYGMAGLLLVLLLKFCCLSQLSPVPALVALCVAHPLSRFVAVTVIYTDTYVRANEDAKAKPVSKGITAGGLAVAACFAFLPLAVCLYWWYSMHLLLLTGVLLVVLVLARWYMVRLMRRWIGGYTGDCLGAVQQVAEIMIYLVLSVQLWPLF